The following proteins come from a genomic window of Micromonospora zamorensis:
- a CDS encoding TROVE domain-containing protein, protein MGDVMAKFNIKLRKGRQQPATAQGAPGFAREPRVELFLLGVSIMVGEDTFYEGATDRDARFRDLVATVAVADPDWFARFVPWLRSVAMLRSASVVAAVEGARAQVAAQIPGSRAVVDAALQRADEPAEALAYWLARHGRALPKPVKRGIADAAVRLYTERSLLKYDSVGSQVRFGDVIDLTHPTAKDERQGDLFRHALDRRHRRDNPLPASLGMLAARDALMALPVEQRREVTDPAVLGAAGMTWEALAGWRQSAMDASAWESVIPTMGYLALLRNLRNFDQVGVNDTVAETVAAKLSDPGQVAASRVLPMRFLSAYNAAPSLRWAYPLEKALQHALANVPALGGRTLILIDTSGSMQSPFSKDGTLLCWDGATVFGLALAARARAATVVSFSNDSRVFPSLAGESVLAAVRRFKDDGYFFGMGTDTEKAVREHYDRHDRVVILTDEQAHWHNAADVAATVPAEVPVYTWNLAGYRVGHTPTAANRHTFGGLSDAAFAMIPLIEDGINERWPF, encoded by the coding sequence GTGGGGGACGTCATGGCCAAGTTCAACATCAAGCTGCGCAAGGGCCGTCAGCAGCCGGCGACCGCCCAGGGCGCGCCCGGCTTCGCCCGTGAGCCGCGCGTCGAACTCTTCCTGCTCGGTGTCTCCATCATGGTCGGCGAGGACACCTTCTACGAGGGCGCCACGGACCGGGACGCTCGCTTCCGAGACCTGGTCGCCACCGTCGCCGTAGCTGACCCGGACTGGTTCGCTCGCTTCGTACCGTGGCTTCGGTCCGTCGCCATGCTGCGCTCGGCGTCCGTGGTGGCGGCTGTCGAGGGCGCTCGCGCCCAGGTTGCCGCCCAGATTCCGGGTTCGCGGGCAGTCGTGGACGCCGCGTTGCAGCGTGCGGACGAGCCCGCAGAGGCTCTGGCGTACTGGCTGGCTCGCCATGGCCGGGCACTACCCAAGCCGGTGAAGCGGGGCATCGCCGACGCGGCGGTCCGGCTGTACACCGAGCGGAGTCTGCTCAAGTACGACTCCGTCGGCAGCCAGGTGCGCTTTGGCGATGTCATCGACCTGACGCACCCCACCGCGAAGGACGAGCGGCAGGGCGACCTGTTCCGGCACGCGCTGGATCGGCGGCACCGGCGGGACAATCCGCTGCCGGCGTCGCTCGGGATGCTGGCGGCCCGGGACGCGCTCATGGCGTTGCCCGTCGAGCAGCGTAGGGAGGTCACCGATCCGGCGGTGCTGGGCGCGGCCGGCATGACGTGGGAGGCCCTGGCGGGCTGGCGACAGAGCGCGATGGACGCCTCGGCATGGGAGTCCGTCATCCCGACCATGGGCTATTTGGCGTTGCTGCGCAACCTGCGCAACTTCGACCAGGTCGGGGTCAACGACACCGTGGCGGAGACGGTGGCGGCCAAGCTCTCCGATCCGGGCCAGGTTGCCGCCTCTCGGGTGCTGCCGATGCGCTTCCTTTCGGCGTACAACGCGGCACCGAGTCTGCGGTGGGCGTACCCGCTGGAGAAGGCCTTGCAGCATGCCCTGGCCAACGTGCCTGCTCTGGGCGGGAGGACCCTCATCCTCATCGACACGTCGGGCTCGATGCAGAGCCCGTTCAGCAAGGACGGCACGCTGCTCTGCTGGGACGGCGCCACGGTGTTCGGCCTGGCGCTGGCCGCCCGGGCGCGGGCGGCCACGGTGGTGTCGTTCTCCAATGACAGTCGAGTGTTTCCGTCGTTGGCGGGCGAGTCGGTGCTCGCGGCGGTGCGGCGGTTCAAGGACGACGGCTACTTCTTCGGCATGGGCACCGACACCGAGAAGGCGGTGCGCGAGCACTACGACCGGCACGACCGGGTGGTCATCCTCACCGATGAGCAGGCCCATTGGCACAACGCGGCGGACGTGGCCGCAACGGTGCCCGCTGAGGTTCCCGTGTACACCTGGAACCTGGCCGGATACCGGGTCGGGCACACGCCGACCGCAGCGAACCGGCACACCTTCGGCGGGTTGTCCGACGCCGCGTTCGCGATGATCCCGCTCATCGAGGATGGCATTAACGAGCGGTGGCCCTTCTGA
- a CDS encoding helix-turn-helix domain-containing protein: MVRLPLTPEEVERGQRLGALLRRARGDRSMLLTALDAGVSPETLRKIESGRIATPAFPTIAAIADVLGLSLDAVWSEINHSDEGAGLPGSGRDTVERLAS, translated from the coding sequence ATGGTCAGGTTGCCGCTCACTCCCGAAGAGGTCGAACGCGGACAGCGGCTCGGCGCCCTGCTGCGTCGAGCCCGGGGGGACCGTTCGATGCTCCTCACCGCACTGGACGCGGGTGTCTCGCCGGAGACCCTCCGAAAGATCGAGTCCGGCCGCATCGCCACCCCCGCCTTCCCGACCATCGCCGCCATCGCCGACGTCCTCGGCCTCTCCCTGGACGCGGTGTGGTCGGAGATCAACCACTCCGACGAGGGGGCCGGGCTGCCTGGCTCAGGCCGCGACACGGTCGAGCGGTTGGCCTCGTAA
- a CDS encoding glyoxalase yields the protein MTTTEDRVRPNETTLPLLPCPAPEETLAFWQALGFEVTYKQLKPYVYLALQWSGFQLHYGPAPKDLDPTKETSGGCLVMVDAVAPYHATFAETMRRSYGKVLVKGLPRMTRYRAGASRFSIVDPSGNTITFIQRDEPEDLEYGGSAELQGLARVLDNARILREFKMDDRAAYRALDSGMRRRADDAPVVEQAMALAALIELSVALGKAERVPEWGARLQALTLTEPERTQVEQFVADPAVLTPWLAAGT from the coding sequence GTGACGACCACAGAGGATCGCGTCCGGCCGAACGAGACGACACTGCCGCTGCTGCCCTGCCCCGCGCCGGAGGAGACCCTGGCGTTCTGGCAGGCGCTCGGGTTCGAGGTGACCTACAAGCAGCTCAAGCCGTACGTGTACCTGGCCTTGCAGTGGAGTGGGTTCCAACTGCACTACGGCCCCGCGCCCAAGGACCTGGACCCGACGAAGGAGACGTCCGGCGGCTGCCTGGTGATGGTCGACGCGGTCGCGCCGTACCACGCGACGTTCGCCGAGACGATGCGTCGCAGCTACGGCAAGGTGCTGGTCAAGGGTTTACCCCGGATGACCCGCTACCGCGCCGGGGCGTCGCGGTTCAGCATCGTCGACCCGTCGGGCAACACCATCACCTTCATCCAGCGCGACGAGCCGGAGGACCTGGAGTACGGCGGGTCGGCCGAGCTGCAGGGCCTGGCGCGGGTGCTCGACAACGCGCGGATCCTGCGCGAGTTCAAGATGGACGATCGAGCTGCCTACCGGGCGCTCGACTCCGGAATGCGCCGCCGCGCCGACGACGCGCCGGTGGTCGAGCAGGCGATGGCGTTGGCCGCCCTGATCGAGCTGTCGGTGGCGTTGGGGAAGGCGGAGCGCGTCCCCGAGTGGGGCGCCCGCCTCCAGGCGCTGACCCTGACCGAGCCGGAGCGTACGCAGGTGGAGCAGTTCGTCGCCGACCCGGCCGTCCTCACGCCGTGGCTGGCCGCAGGGACCTGA
- a CDS encoding sulfatase-like hydrolase/transferase has protein sequence MRGELSDATETDGTAPEGRPGRSIVARLVTVLAALLVLLVLTAPYDFGRLTPAAFVRIPLEALLVVALLLALPSRGSRLVATVTGVALGLLGLLKLLDLGFSAALSRAFDLVLDWALLDEAFAFLSESYGRPAAIGAAIALAVVAVGLPVLVTLSVRRLRRLVIGHRTGATRIVAALVVVWVACAAFDVRVVPAVPVADTSATTLANGHGFQVRLRLDDRKTFSTQIEADRFAETPGDQLLTALRGKNVVIAFVESYGRDAVEDPEFAPQVGAVLDSGTSQLQAAGFAAQSGFLTSPTFGGGSWLAHDTLLSGLWIDNDQRHRTLLASDRMTLNGAFRRANWQTVGVMPAVSRAWPEGSFFGYERFYDARALGYRGPKFSFGTMPDQFTLSSWQRLEQAKQDGNPVMTEIALVSSHAPWTPVPRLVDWATVGDGAIYRGTAGEEDERRRSTAQIRADYRQSIQYTLSTLVSYVQTYGDDDLVFIFLGDHQPAAVVTGENASHDVPITIITRDRAVLDRISGWGWQDGLKPGPQAPVWRMDTFRDRFLTAFGP, from the coding sequence ATGAGAGGCGAACTGTCGGACGCCACCGAGACCGACGGCACCGCACCCGAGGGTCGGCCGGGCCGCTCCATCGTGGCCCGACTGGTGACCGTCCTGGCCGCGCTGCTGGTGCTGCTCGTGCTCACCGCGCCGTACGATTTCGGTCGCCTCACCCCGGCGGCGTTCGTGCGGATCCCCCTGGAGGCGCTGCTGGTCGTGGCCCTCCTGCTCGCGCTGCCATCGCGCGGGAGCCGGCTGGTCGCGACGGTCACCGGCGTGGCTCTCGGTCTGCTCGGCCTGCTGAAGTTGCTCGACCTGGGGTTCTCCGCCGCCCTCAGCCGGGCGTTCGACCTGGTGCTCGACTGGGCGTTGCTGGACGAGGCGTTCGCCTTCCTCAGCGAGTCGTACGGTCGGCCCGCCGCCATCGGCGCAGCGATCGCCCTGGCGGTGGTGGCCGTGGGCCTGCCCGTCCTGGTCACGCTGTCGGTGCGGCGGCTGCGCCGGCTGGTGATCGGGCACCGCACCGGGGCCACCCGGATCGTGGCGGCGCTCGTGGTCGTCTGGGTGGCCTGCGCGGCGTTCGACGTGCGGGTGGTGCCGGCCGTACCGGTTGCCGACACGTCCGCGACCACCCTGGCCAACGGCCACGGGTTCCAGGTGCGCCTGCGTCTCGACGACCGGAAGACGTTCTCCACCCAGATCGAGGCCGACCGGTTCGCCGAAACCCCTGGCGACCAACTGCTGACCGCGCTGCGGGGCAAGAACGTGGTCATCGCCTTCGTGGAGAGCTACGGCCGGGACGCCGTCGAGGACCCGGAGTTCGCCCCGCAGGTCGGCGCCGTCCTCGACAGCGGCACCAGCCAGTTGCAGGCGGCGGGATTCGCCGCGCAGTCCGGCTTCCTCACCTCGCCGACGTTCGGCGGCGGCAGTTGGCTCGCACACGACACCCTGCTCTCCGGTCTGTGGATCGACAACGACCAGCGGCACCGCACCCTGCTGGCGAGTGACCGGATGACCCTCAACGGCGCCTTCCGACGGGCCAACTGGCAGACCGTCGGCGTGATGCCCGCCGTCAGCAGGGCGTGGCCGGAGGGCTCCTTCTTCGGCTACGAGCGGTTCTACGACGCCAGGGCGCTCGGGTACCGCGGTCCGAAGTTCAGCTTCGGCACGATGCCCGACCAGTTCACGCTGTCCAGCTGGCAGCGCCTGGAGCAGGCGAAACAGGACGGCAACCCGGTGATGACGGAGATCGCGCTGGTGTCGAGCCACGCACCGTGGACGCCCGTCCCGCGACTGGTCGACTGGGCCACCGTCGGCGACGGGGCGATCTACCGCGGCACCGCCGGCGAGGAGGATGAGCGGCGGCGCAGCACCGCCCAGATCCGGGCCGACTACCGGCAGTCCATCCAGTACACCCTGAGCACGCTCGTCTCCTACGTCCAGACCTACGGCGACGACGATCTCGTGTTCATCTTCCTCGGCGACCATCAGCCCGCCGCGGTCGTCACCGGCGAGAACGCCAGCCACGACGTCCCGATCACGATCATCACCCGGGACCGGGCCGTCCTGGACCGGATCTCCGGGTGGGGCTGGCAGGACGGGCTCAAGCCCGGGCCGCAGGCACCGGTCTGGCGGATGGACACCTTCCGGGACCGGTTCCTGACTGCCTTCGGGCCGTAA
- a CDS encoding helix-turn-helix domain-containing protein: MTTRTRPGRPVGELLRDWRRTRGMSQLDLSIEAGVSARHLSFVETGRSRPSPDLILRLAERLDLPLAERNTMLLAGGYAPAYPSHELTDPQLAPFRAAVRQILDGHSPYPAVLVDQHWQLVEANPAVALFTADAKPHLLTPPVNVLRLSLHPDGMAPRILNLPEWRAHLLARLRQQAAAASDPVLSDLLDELRGYPSGDDIGAPTGDELSRVVIPLRYRHGDRELAFISTTTLFGTPLDVTVSGLAVEAFFPADPVTAAALHALGTPAAGVA, translated from the coding sequence GTGACGACCAGGACCAGGCCGGGCCGACCGGTGGGGGAGTTGCTGCGCGACTGGCGTCGAACCCGCGGAATGAGTCAGCTCGACCTGTCGATCGAGGCGGGTGTGTCGGCCCGGCATTTGAGTTTCGTGGAGACCGGGCGATCCCGGCCGAGCCCGGACCTGATCCTGCGGCTGGCGGAGCGGCTCGACCTGCCGCTGGCCGAGCGCAACACGATGCTGCTCGCCGGCGGCTACGCCCCCGCCTATCCCAGCCACGAGCTGACCGACCCGCAACTCGCCCCGTTCCGGGCCGCCGTACGGCAGATTCTCGACGGGCACAGCCCGTACCCCGCGGTGCTCGTCGACCAGCACTGGCAGCTCGTCGAGGCCAACCCCGCCGTGGCCCTGTTCACCGCCGACGCGAAACCTCACCTGCTCACCCCACCGGTCAACGTGCTGCGGCTCAGCCTGCACCCCGACGGCATGGCCCCGCGAATCCTCAACCTTCCCGAGTGGCGGGCCCACCTGCTCGCACGGTTGCGCCAACAGGCCGCGGCGGCCAGCGACCCGGTCCTGTCCGATCTGCTCGACGAGCTTCGCGGCTATCCCAGTGGCGACGACATCGGGGCACCGACCGGCGACGAGCTGTCGCGTGTCGTCATCCCACTGCGGTACCGCCACGGCGACCGGGAGTTGGCATTCATCAGCACGACCACCCTCTTCGGCACCCCGCTGGACGTCACCGTCTCTGGGCTGGCCGTCGAGGCCTTCTTTCCGGCCGACCCGGTGACCGCCGCCGCGCTCCACGCCCTCGGCACGCCTGCGGCCGGCGTGGCCTGA
- a CDS encoding vWA domain-containing protein, translating into MSPGVLRGVDRAAFAVALAGRLRRAGVPAGLTDVDDFVRALAASPPDSMSSLYWTARICLVRRHADLAAFDRVFAAIFADPPPLPRPSRSASPPDAHDDVYVRVPADTDDSDSGGGLPWATLPPAVAETPAHDTALLLPERRPSALSGLADRPFDALDSAQVAQLGDALRAAVGGWPTRRTRRFAIGAAGARVALRPTIARARRTGWEPVEVVRERPVRRPRRVVLLCDVSESMRAQATAYLHLMRAFAVVADAEVFAFATTLTRLTVVLRHTSAAEAVAQASAAVTDRYGGTRIATNLRSLLTSHHADAVRGAVVVIGSDGWDSDPPDELAAVMARLSRRAYRIVWLNPRAGAPGFTPRVGGMAAALPYCDRMLPAGTFQDLLVVARQLQSVTCTDGRKWPTLTPAPRIIA; encoded by the coding sequence GTGAGCCCGGGCGTGCTGCGCGGGGTCGACCGGGCCGCGTTCGCGGTGGCGCTCGCCGGCCGGCTGCGACGAGCCGGCGTCCCGGCCGGCCTCACCGATGTCGACGACTTCGTCCGGGCGCTCGCCGCCAGCCCACCAGACTCGATGTCGTCGCTCTACTGGACTGCCCGGATCTGCCTGGTCCGACGGCACGCCGACCTCGCCGCGTTCGACCGGGTCTTCGCGGCGATCTTCGCGGACCCCCCACCGCTGCCCCGGCCGTCGCGGTCCGCGTCCCCGCCTGACGCTCACGACGACGTGTACGTGCGTGTGCCCGCCGACACCGACGACTCGGATTCCGGCGGTGGCCTGCCGTGGGCGACGCTGCCGCCGGCCGTGGCGGAGACACCGGCACACGACACAGCGCTGCTGCTGCCCGAGCGGCGCCCCAGCGCCCTCAGCGGGCTCGCCGACCGCCCGTTCGACGCACTCGACAGCGCACAGGTCGCACAACTCGGCGACGCCCTGCGCGCTGCCGTCGGCGGCTGGCCGACCCGGCGTACCCGGCGGTTCGCCATCGGCGCGGCCGGTGCCCGGGTCGCGCTGCGGCCCACCATCGCCCGGGCCCGCCGCACCGGATGGGAACCCGTCGAGGTCGTCCGCGAGCGACCGGTGCGACGGCCACGCCGGGTCGTGCTGCTCTGCGACGTCAGCGAGTCGATGCGGGCGCAGGCGACCGCGTACCTGCATCTGATGCGGGCGTTCGCGGTGGTCGCCGACGCGGAGGTCTTCGCGTTCGCGACGACGCTGACCCGGCTCACCGTGGTGCTGCGACACACGTCGGCGGCCGAGGCGGTCGCGCAGGCCAGCGCCGCCGTGACCGACCGGTACGGGGGCACCCGGATCGCCACGAACCTGCGCTCCCTGCTCACCTCCCACCACGCGGACGCCGTGCGCGGGGCGGTGGTGGTGATCGGGTCGGACGGCTGGGACAGCGACCCGCCGGACGAACTGGCGGCCGTGATGGCCCGGCTGAGCCGCCGCGCGTACCGGATCGTCTGGTTGAATCCCCGCGCCGGCGCACCCGGCTTCACCCCCCGGGTCGGCGGCATGGCCGCCGCTCTCCCCTACTGCGACCGGATGCTGCCCGCCGGCACCTTCCAGGACCTGCTGGTCGTCGCCCGTCAACTCCAGAGCGTCACGTGCACCGACGGCCGGAAGTGGCCGACGCTGACGCCGGCGCCCCGCATCATCGCCTGA
- the map gene encoding type I methionyl aminopeptidase encodes MIEILTPTDLLRAKDSGALVADILQTLKSRSAVGTNLLEIDAWARSMIMEAGAQSCYVDYEPSFGRGPFGHYICTSVNDAVLHGLPHDYTLADGDLLSLDLAVSLGGVVADSAISFIVGDVQPPESVALIDATERALSAGIAAAGPGARIGDISHAIGSVLTAAGYSVNTEFGGHGVGSTMHQDPHVSNTGRPGRGYRLRPGLLLALEPWVMADTAKLVTDADGWTLRSVTGCRTAHSEHTIAITNDGADVLTLPKA; translated from the coding sequence ATGATCGAGATCCTGACCCCCACCGACCTGCTGCGAGCGAAGGATTCCGGCGCCCTGGTCGCCGACATCCTGCAGACCTTGAAGAGCCGCAGCGCGGTCGGCACGAACCTCCTGGAGATCGACGCGTGGGCACGCAGCATGATCATGGAGGCCGGGGCGCAGTCCTGCTACGTCGACTATGAGCCGTCCTTCGGACGTGGGCCGTTCGGCCACTACATCTGCACGTCGGTCAACGACGCCGTGCTGCACGGACTGCCGCACGACTACACCCTCGCCGACGGCGACCTGCTGTCGCTCGACCTCGCCGTCTCCCTGGGCGGAGTCGTCGCCGACTCCGCCATCAGCTTCATCGTGGGCGACGTGCAGCCCCCGGAGAGCGTCGCGCTGATCGACGCGACCGAGCGCGCACTGAGCGCGGGGATCGCCGCCGCCGGCCCGGGCGCCCGCATCGGTGACATCTCCCATGCCATCGGCTCCGTCCTCACCGCGGCGGGATACTCGGTCAACACCGAGTTCGGCGGTCACGGCGTCGGCTCGACCATGCACCAGGACCCGCACGTCTCCAACACCGGGCGGCCCGGACGCGGGTACCGACTGCGCCCGGGCCTGCTGCTGGCGCTGGAGCCCTGGGTCATGGCGGACACCGCCAAGCTCGTCACCGACGCCGATGGCTGGACGCTGCGCAGCGTGACCGGCTGCCGGACGGCGCACAGCGAGCACACGATCGCCATCACCAACGACGGAGCCGACGTGCTCACCCTGCCGAAGGCCTGA
- a CDS encoding ABA4-like family protein has product MTEMLFVLTFAVAAPFWAMMILLPRWSWTARVISSPLIVLPVVVIYALLVIPAFGDVLPAVASPTLTGVRDLLGTSDGAAAGWAHMIAFDLFVGRWAWLDSRERGVPALVMAPVLLLTILLGPLGLAAYLAVRTRWRLPEGAATEPQHLG; this is encoded by the coding sequence ATGACCGAGATGCTGTTCGTCCTGACGTTCGCGGTGGCCGCGCCGTTCTGGGCCATGATGATCCTGCTGCCGCGATGGTCCTGGACCGCCCGCGTCATCTCCTCACCGCTGATCGTGCTGCCGGTGGTGGTGATCTACGCGCTGCTGGTGATCCCGGCCTTCGGCGACGTGCTGCCGGCGGTCGCGTCGCCGACCCTGACGGGGGTGCGCGACCTGCTCGGCACCTCCGACGGGGCGGCGGCGGGCTGGGCGCACATGATCGCGTTCGATCTGTTCGTCGGGCGTTGGGCATGGTTGGACAGCCGCGAACGGGGGGTGCCGGCGCTGGTGATGGCTCCGGTGCTGCTGCTGACCATCCTGCTCGGCCCGCTCGGCCTGGCCGCCTATCTCGCGGTCCGCACCCGGTGGCGGTTGCCGGAGGGCGCTGCCACCGAGCCACAGCACCTAGGCTGA
- a CDS encoding LysR family transcriptional regulator: protein MTPTQLRAYVAVVRLGSVKQAAAELQVSESAVSLHIAQLRREFGDKLFSRTAGGLAFTPGGLRLASRAAELLGLQDRTIREVSAATRGRRLLRVAASSLFAEFAAPGLIELFAKRAADLDVELSVRSPGAFGSLLLARAVDIAIGPQPPVVDSATASRPVMNYRLVLVVGPEHPLAGVPASPGQLREQTWLLGPSATTDLGGVPAMLRRLAVPDERQQIFQSHAAALGEAKRGKGVSPALAFTVAPDVRQGHLAQVAGPNATMEAVWHSQVLATPDAMSAADELSRFSSTPRAIQAMMRGAGVSVGHFRPSVHVTLWS, encoded by the coding sequence ATGACCCCGACGCAGCTGCGCGCGTACGTCGCGGTGGTTCGGCTGGGGTCCGTCAAGCAGGCCGCCGCGGAGCTGCAGGTCTCCGAGTCGGCCGTGTCGCTCCACATCGCCCAGTTGCGCAGGGAGTTCGGCGACAAGCTCTTCTCCCGGACGGCGGGTGGCCTCGCCTTCACCCCTGGTGGGCTGCGGCTGGCCAGTCGCGCCGCGGAGCTGCTGGGGCTTCAGGACCGTACGATCCGGGAGGTGAGCGCCGCGACGCGTGGCCGGCGGCTGCTGCGGGTCGCGGCGTCGAGCCTGTTCGCCGAGTTCGCCGCGCCGGGTCTGATCGAGCTCTTCGCCAAGCGAGCCGCCGACCTCGACGTCGAGCTGAGCGTACGCAGCCCGGGTGCCTTCGGGTCGCTGCTGCTGGCTCGCGCCGTGGACATCGCGATCGGCCCGCAACCGCCGGTGGTGGACAGCGCCACGGCCAGCCGACCGGTGATGAACTACCGCCTCGTCCTCGTCGTCGGCCCGGAGCACCCGCTGGCCGGTGTGCCGGCGTCCCCCGGGCAACTACGGGAGCAGACCTGGCTGCTCGGGCCGTCCGCCACCACGGATCTGGGTGGGGTGCCGGCGATGCTGCGTCGCCTTGCCGTGCCGGACGAGCGGCAGCAGATCTTCCAGAGCCACGCGGCGGCGCTGGGGGAGGCCAAGCGGGGCAAGGGCGTCTCGCCGGCCCTCGCGTTCACCGTCGCGCCGGACGTCCGGCAGGGGCATCTCGCGCAGGTGGCGGGGCCAAACGCGACGATGGAGGCGGTGTGGCATTCGCAGGTGCTCGCCACCCCCGACGCGATGTCGGCCGCCGACGAGCTGTCGCGCTTCTCGTCGACGCCGAGGGCGATTCAGGCGATGATGCGGGGCGCCGGCGTCAGCGTCGGCCACTTCCGGCCGTCGGTGCACGTGACGCTCTGGAGTTGA
- a CDS encoding SRPBCC family protein — translation MKITNEFAVAVPIDEAWAVLTDLEGIAPCLPGAQLTGVDGDVYRGRVKVKVGPVISEFAGTARFVEKDDSAYRGVIDAKGRDARSTGNASALVTAHLRPDGDRTLVSVDTDLKISGKLAQFGSGMIKEVSGKLVAQFVANLEAKLAADHSTPAVPAARADSEPVAPAPEALPAASATAVATTPRTAAVAPSPIEPSPASSTAASSPISPSLPSAAASSASSSPSASSSSSAVESPDGSTRVAVAAEPEALDLLSIAGGSITKRLVPVVVGLVAVGAVIAWLASRR, via the coding sequence ATGAAGATCACGAACGAGTTCGCGGTCGCTGTCCCGATCGACGAGGCGTGGGCGGTGCTCACCGACCTGGAGGGGATCGCGCCGTGCCTGCCGGGCGCCCAGTTGACCGGCGTCGACGGTGACGTCTACCGGGGCAGGGTGAAGGTCAAGGTCGGGCCGGTGATCTCGGAGTTCGCGGGCACCGCCCGGTTCGTCGAGAAGGACGACTCCGCCTACCGTGGGGTGATCGACGCGAAGGGCCGCGACGCCCGGTCGACGGGGAACGCGTCCGCGCTGGTCACCGCCCACCTACGGCCGGACGGCGACCGGACGCTGGTCAGCGTGGACACCGACCTGAAGATCTCCGGCAAGCTGGCCCAGTTCGGCAGCGGCATGATCAAGGAGGTGTCGGGCAAGTTGGTGGCCCAGTTCGTCGCCAACCTGGAGGCCAAGCTCGCGGCCGACCACTCGACCCCGGCCGTGCCGGCAGCACGCGCGGACTCCGAGCCCGTCGCGCCAGCGCCCGAGGCGCTTCCCGCCGCGTCCGCGACAGCGGTCGCCACCACACCCAGGACCGCCGCCGTCGCGCCGTCACCGATCGAGCCGTCGCCCGCCTCTTCGACGGCGGCATCGTCGCCGATCTCGCCGTCACTGCCGTCGGCGGCGGCGTCGTCGGCATCGTCATCGCCGTCGGCATCGTCATCGTCGTCGGCGGTCGAGTCACCCGACGGCTCCACCCGCGTGGCGGTGGCTGCCGAGCCGGAGGCGCTCGACCTGCTCAGCATCGCCGGCGGTTCGATCACCAAACGCCTCGTACCCGTCGTCGTCGGTCTTGTCGCCGTGGGCGCGGTGATCGCCTGGCTGGCCTCGCGCCGGTGA
- a CDS encoding FkbM family methyltransferase — protein sequence MTATTEARIAALRTDPAMSLLHRSLDVYYGDPQRDARMDAFYSRFVTAGDLVFDIGSHVGDHIGSFRRLGARVVAVEPQPLCLRALRAIYADDDQVTLVEGACGAAAGSTRLHVNSANPTVSTASSDFVRAAQGAGGWESQVWDGDIEVPVVTVDALIHEYGVPSFAKIDVEGFEDEVLAGLSRPLPALSFEFTTIARAVAYRCLDRLTALGFDGFDVALGDDKSMTFERWLPASDVAAHLRDLPHRTNSGDVYCVSRGGLRQPPPHDDPKRQ from the coding sequence ATGACGGCTACCACCGAGGCCAGGATCGCGGCGCTCCGGACCGATCCGGCCATGTCCCTCCTGCACCGGTCGCTGGATGTCTACTACGGCGACCCGCAGCGGGACGCGAGGATGGACGCGTTCTACTCCCGGTTCGTCACCGCGGGGGACCTCGTCTTCGACATCGGCTCCCACGTGGGCGACCACATCGGCAGCTTCCGTCGCCTCGGAGCCCGGGTCGTCGCCGTGGAGCCGCAGCCGCTGTGCCTGCGCGCCCTGCGGGCGATCTACGCCGACGACGACCAGGTGACGCTGGTCGAAGGGGCGTGTGGAGCGGCCGCCGGGAGCACACGGCTGCACGTCAACTCCGCCAACCCCACAGTGTCGACCGCCTCGTCCGACTTCGTCCGGGCGGCGCAGGGCGCGGGCGGTTGGGAGAGCCAGGTGTGGGACGGGGACATCGAGGTCCCGGTGGTCACCGTCGACGCGCTGATCCACGAGTACGGCGTACCGAGCTTCGCCAAGATCGACGTGGAGGGTTTCGAGGACGAGGTGCTGGCCGGCCTGAGCCGACCGCTGCCCGCTCTGTCGTTCGAGTTCACCACGATCGCACGTGCGGTTGCCTACCGGTGTCTCGACCGCCTGACCGCGCTCGGCTTCGACGGGTTCGACGTCGCGCTCGGCGACGACAAGTCGATGACCTTCGAGAGGTGGCTACCCGCGAGCGACGTGGCAGCACACCTGCGCGACTTGCCGCACCGGACCAACTCCGGCGACGTGTACTGCGTGTCCCGGGGAGGGTTGCGACAGCCACCACCGCATGACGATCCGAAGCGGCAGTAG
- a CDS encoding DUF1330 domain-containing protein, with translation MTAYALAHLRRAPVHAEVLEYLERIDATLAPFEGRFIVHGGPVEVLEGSWPGDLVVIEFPDSTRARSWYGSDAYQEIKPLRTRHLAGDVILVEGVDADHSSAEMAAAIRRADGS, from the coding sequence ATGACCGCGTACGCGCTCGCTCATCTGCGTAGGGCACCTGTCCATGCCGAGGTGCTCGAATATCTGGAGCGCATCGATGCCACCCTGGCGCCCTTCGAAGGTCGGTTCATCGTCCACGGTGGGCCCGTCGAGGTGCTGGAAGGCAGTTGGCCGGGCGATCTTGTCGTCATCGAGTTTCCCGACTCGACCAGGGCCCGCTCCTGGTACGGCTCCGATGCGTACCAGGAGATCAAGCCGTTGCGGACGAGGCACCTGGCCGGCGACGTGATCCTCGTCGAGGGGGTCGACGCCGACCACAGCTCCGCGGAGATGGCTGCCGCGATCCGCCGGGCCGATGGTTCCTGA